The Prinia subflava isolate CZ2003 ecotype Zambia chromosome 2, Cam_Psub_1.2, whole genome shotgun sequence genomic sequence TTGTGGAAATGCCTGCTGGGCCCGGCAGTCCTGGTGCTCCTGGCTCACCCTTCACACCGGGGGCTCCGGGCAGGCCAGGGGGGCCAATGGGACCTCTGATCCCAGGGATTCCTGAAGGCCCTCTGGGGCCTGGCTCACCGTTGGTCCCTGGCACTCCCTTGGCTCCTTGTGGGCCCATTGGACCGGGCAGCCCGGGTAGCCCAGCAGGGCCCGAGTCGCCTTTTGGACCGGGGAGACCTGGGTGTCCCTTAGGACCAGCAAGACCCTGCTCACCTGGGTATCCCGGTTTTCCCTCTAATCCTGGTAGGCCTCGTTCCCCCTTGGCCCCTGGGAATCCAGGGTGGCCTGCAGGGCCCATGTCACCTTTGGGCCCAGGTAGGCCATTCTCACCAGGCAAACCTTTGAGTCCGTGAGGGCCCATGTTCCCTGGTGGCCCGACCGGCCCCGGTTCTCCTGGCACACCAGCGGGACCTTGGTCTCCTTTAGGTCCTGGAAGGCCAGGAGGACCTTCAGGCCCTCTGTGTCCCTTCATCCCTGGTAATCCTGGCTTTCCAAAACCTGGGAGTCCTGGGGATCCGGGCAACCCTGCGGGTCCAGGATGTCCCTTGGCTCCAGGGAtacctgctgctcctggtggtCCCATTGGCCCAGGCTTGCCAATGCCAACTTCTCCAGGTTCGCCTGGGAGACCCTGGGGACCTGGAAGACCAACTGCTCCGGGTGCGCCTGGAAAACCTCGGTCACCTTTCAGACCCGGTTGACCTGGCAGGCCATTTTCACCAGGCTTCCCTATCCCAGCAGGACCGggggggccccggggtccctgtGGGCCTGGAAGACCCCTGCCACCTGGGCGGCCTGGAATTCCAAATCCGTTTTCTCCCTTTTGTCCGTTTATACCTGGGATACCCGGCTCTCCCTTCTCACCAGGGGGTCCCCTGGGTCCCATAGCTCCAGGAGGGCCCTGTGGTCCTGGCTTGCCAGGGACAGTCAGTcctgcggggccgggggtgccGGGCGGCCCTTGTGGCCCTCTTGCTCCTGGGAGTCCAGCAGGTCCAGGTTCTCCTTTCTCACCAGTCAGTCCTCTTGCTCCTGGCTTTCCTGGTAGGCCTGGCACTCCTGGCTTTCCAATTGCAGAGAACCCAGGTGGTCCTGGGGGACCAGGGGGGCCTTGGGGACCTGGACTTCCAAACCCTGGCTTTCCTGCAGGACCTGGTTGTCCTCTTGgtccagcagggcctgggggacCAGGGGGTCCTTGTTCTCCCCTGACCTGCACACCTGTGAGAGAGAGGAAACCAGATCAACCAGAGCATCTACAACATATTTGCAGGCAATATAGCATGGTGGTAATGTGCATGAAGGGTTAATTTAACTTTAGCCTTGTAGAAGTCAAGTTTCAGCTGCTATGTTGGTCGCTGAGAACATGACATTCAGAGTAAAAGTGTTTCACAGCGCTTACAAGTAACAAGTGCAGATTTGTTGGAAATGTGAGATATAAGACTTCtagaatttacttttttttttttgtttgagtaCATTCAGAGTCATCAGAGAGCTTGAAAATGCTATGCAAGTAGATGCAGACTATTaagtaagagaaagaaaaccaagacAGGTAACAGATTTAGCAGGTCTCAGACTTGATGAATGAAATGACAGAATGACAGAAAGTTGTCTGTGCAGGTGCAACAGCTTTTTGAAAACAACTTGGTGCTACATTTAAGTAGTGAGAATTttgttcttcccttcctcctgctttcAAAAGTGGCCCATGGCACTGGTTCTTTTGTAAATAGATGAATGTTGTATTTTCAGATATTGTCTGAAAGACCTTTCTCTGTCATAAAAATTTCACACAGTGGCAAGGTCACAACTGATAATTCAATTTACTGTTCTCAGAATTCTGGCATTgttatgggtttttttaatactactTCATTTTCTTAGTTACTGAAACAGCAGATGGAGCCACTTCACCAAATGTCACAAACAGAGGAATAAACAAACAAGCTCACTGCTTAGTTTTATGTGTGCTTTGGAGGAGCCTGCAGCTTTATGTTGGAATTAGCATGCTGGTTTGTTGAACATTACCTGCAAGTTTAACAAGATACTGTGAGACTACTTCAGCAGTTTACAGCAACTGGCAGCATTATAGAACAAAATAGCATATCTGTGATGGATATTAATTTAAGAAGGCATTTTAGCAATAAGATATGAAGAATGCAAAAAGAGCCTGAATTCTGTTTTTTATAATGGCAACATATTCTGTTGAATGCTTATTTAGAAAATACTATTAATTGATCAATAGTTGTATCAGCTACAATGTTTCCTTGCAGTCTCACAAAAAGACCACTGTAagtattacatatatatatacaaatgaaaatttatACAATGACTGTTCAGCTGTCTCTTAAATAATAAACCGCATTTTCAAATATATGGCTAGTCTTCTTGAACCAAAAGAGAGGTGAAGGAGGAAATGATGCTTCTGcatattgggtttttttttaaataatagaGATGTGCTTATGAAATAAATTTGATTTTGGTTTGTTATTGGATGTGAAATGTTGCCTTGTGTATTGACAGGGAAATTGTTCTTATCTAGATAGTGCAGAGAGATTTGCTTTTCTGCTGATGGATAAAATCAGCAGAAATGCATATCAACTTATTTTGCACATCCTCCTATGTCATCCTTCTTAAGGCCATGAAAAGGCAGATAGCTATTAAAATCCTACGGATAGAAAATAAGTATGGTCTGTGATTTATTTGTGATATACTGACAATTGTTTTGGTGGCAAATTGCATCAGACTTTAGCTCACAGTGTATCTCCTTTTTACTTTTACCATATTTTAGGTGTGAATATCAGTCCTAGGTTCACAGAGTGGTGGGTCCTGCCAATTTTGCCTAAAATGTTAAAGGCATTGTCAACACTCATGTTGTTATAGAAATTTTCTGTGAGCTGTATTGTTCCAAAGTTCTGCTGCTTTTAgataaaaattgtaattttaattgTGCTATCTAAAAGCAATGGTTATTCCTCTGAGGAAAGGACTACTAAATCCATTAATGAAGTAGAATTTATACCAAGAACTTTGAAGTATTGATTGGCTACTCTTTTATATGTCTCAGCACATACCTTGATGCAAAATTGGTTTACATTCTCTAGTGCAATCACACCGCATATATGTATTGAATTAAGTATGTAGACTTTAACTTAATCTGCAGTAATGGCTTATTTAAACATTGCTGAATAATGAGACCTCATTCAGTTATTGTTTTCAATTTGggcttttcaaatatttcaagcCAAAGAGATAGTGgttaaaaaattatgttctgGAGAGCAGTCAAGaccaagatttttttaaaatttcagctaTTCTGAATCAAAACCCCTGAATGAAGGTAGTGTGGATTCAATGCCCTAAGCAGCAATTCTGTTCTCCAGATTTGCCCATGTCCTTTTTCTGGGGAAGAGAAGCTTATTTGGTAATGCTGTTTTCTGAGCCCCTCATTCAGTTTCTTTATTTCCACCCGAGTGTGATTACTACAATTAAAAGTGAATGggatagagaaaaaaaagaaagctgttttGAATAGCCTGATGATGtctcaaagaaaataatgctgTTCTCAGAGGTTAAAATAGGATGTTTACAAGGAAGATACACTTCTCTTAATTTTAGTGATGACAATTTTGAATAGTCATTGTGGATCAGAAGCTTTGAgttaaagttttttaaaaaagatgttGGCCTaagcatggaaaaataaacaggacTCAAATAGTTTCAAACATTAGGGATAGCCACCTGTTCAACTTAAAGGGACAGAAAGGCTAACCAGAAATAAGATGAAACAATGTAGCATTGCAGTTCTGTATTGCCTATCCAAGCTGCCATAAGACTGATTTATGCAATGaagagggattttttaaatgtccTAAAGCTAGAATTGTTATATTACTATGTATTTATCCTGATAATTAAAGCATAAGCCTAAATTACTCATTAAAAACTATATAGAAGTTTATGGCACATTTTTACAACTACATAtcattttaatttgtctttttagGTTTTAAGTGGGTCTTCATTTGCCCATGTGTATCATACACATATTTAAATTCACACCTAAGGTCTGTTTTGAGTACAGGTAACATGACAAAATATGGAAAAGTTCTTCCTGAATGAAGGTAGGTTGTAGGTGACAAGCCTGTTGCTAGAAACCCCAGTGCTGAATCAAGAAATTTGAAGATAATTATCATGTTGTACATCATTATGTACACAATCATGTTGTGTTACTCCCACTATTGAAGCAGAGGTGTGTTACTTTGTTTCTGCTCTATATGCCTTTGGTGTTTGTTGGGTAAAACATTTGTCTGACAGGTGTGCATCGTTGTCAGTGGGAGGCAACTCCAGAGCTACTGTAAATTCTTTCTCaagtgataaaaatatttcaataaacCTAAACTGTTAGTGAAATTTGAATGCCAGTAGTATAAGCAAAGAGCTTTTAGTCATGTATTGAACCTCTGggaataattgtattagtttaTTATGAAAAAATAGTAAACTTACCTTGACTCTTGACATTGTATGGTAGAAAATGTGGCCCCTTGATGCTGGATTGTTTCTGATATCTCTCAGAAAAATATCCATCACCACCATGGACAATGTTcagacaaagcagcagcagtagagaTATTTGTAAATGCATGTTTCCAAATCTGTTCTGTGTTagaaaaagtagagaaaaataGTTGTAAAGAGAAGCTGTTTAGCATTGGTTTTGGAGCATGAACGAGGTGAGTTTTCTTAAACTATTGATATTAAAAGTAACATTATTTTGTGCTTACTTCCATCTGCTTTCACTAGTTTTGAGAAATGCTCTAAGAAGAAGGGAATCAGCATTGCTATTACTTTGAATGATGGAGCTGTTCTATGGATAGATTAGAGGCAATAGTCTCACTCtttgaaaaagaataattttgattGGATGGCAGCCTATTCAAGACAACAGTATTCAGAAACAGAGATTATTTTAACTAGACCTCCAAAGTAAGTTCAGGAGTTCCATATACCAAAACtcctgaaaagaagaaaagttttcagtgaaaatacataaacattTCCACACTGCTTCTGTCTATGCTATAGCAAATGAAGGATGAAGTCCTGGTTCCTTCAGCATCAGTGGCAAAAATCTCACCAAGGTTGAAACCTGGTTTTTACATGTAGCCCTACAGAGAGCCCCAGTGGCAGTGAGGATGCTGTCACTGGCCCCTAAATATCAACCCTCTTCCCTCCTCAGACAGAAAACAGGCATCCTGAAGAAGTTACCTTCAAAACCAAAGAGAATAGAATGAAATCGTGACATACCAAAATGTTGTGGAGCTCCAATGCAGAGTGGTAGAGGAGTGAATCCTCCTCTACTGAGGAGTTCTTCTGCCACTGGTGAGTGAGCAGAAGCTGATGATTTCAAGTGCCACCCTTGAGTATTTATCTGCTTCTCTCCTTAGTTGGGTGACTGCTGGATGTAAGCTCCTCCCTCAAAATCAGTAAGCAGTAATTACCTGTGTGTGTATAAGTGTGTTTTTTAGGGGTGGGGGAGAGCTATTTTGGGCAGTCATCCTAGATTCTCTTAAGGGCTTTTTCTTTGTTGCTCTTTTTCCTAACTATTTTCTTGGATTTCTTATTGTTTATGAGATTGTATTGCTCATagcttgtttttttctaaattttttttctaaaaatttattttatttttaaaaccctcTGTTTTTAGAATTGATACAAGTAACATTGGGAAAAGTCATGACCTAGTAAGTAAGGTTAGTAATTCCAAGTGTTCATTTACGTTTCTCTGTAAATGTTTTAAGGAAAGACCTATACATTTTGAACTTTGGTGAGCTGTTACTTTTAGGAGTAACCCCACTAAAGTTTGTAGAGACCATTTATGTGAGTAACTAAAGGCTACTTATGTGAGTGATTGTTCACTGGCATACAAGTGAAGACCATCAAATCCATTAAGATGTTTATAAGGGAGCAGTCACTAACTGATTATTTTAAGCAGTTATTTTAGGAGATCATCTTCATGTTATATCTCTACACTTCTGTTTTGATGTTGGAGGTATACTACTAAACATATAATGCAAGTAATGTTTCTGTATTATGAAATCTTGAAATGCGAGTTCACCTTACAAAATGAGCACTTCTTTGTGTCCAGTTGTATCAAATGTACTGAAACTCACACTGCTTAATTTTGCAAGTGTTAACACAGGGTGATGTCTGTGGGTTTCAGTTTAGTAAATTTAAACTAATGCTGGTTTTAGTGTTGGTGGATGAAACCTGGTTATGCTTTTAGCTCTTCAGAGATTTTGTTAAACCAGTCTTGCTTAATGGACTGTACCCACAGattgcaacttttttttttttaataaatcttaCAGTGATTCAGCACCACTTTATTGAAGCTCAGTACTACATAGGCAGTAACTCTCAGTCCTTGAATTGTTTGTGGCTCTgaataatcttttaaaattgaAGGTCAAagtaaaagacagaaaacatcCTTTTCTGATTAAGGATGAAATTGTGGAATTAAATATATAGTGCACTTTGCTGTAAGAAAAAATACCTACATATAAATTATCTGTGTATTAAAACTCTTTTGTCAATTGCAGATTGTTTTGATATTCATATA encodes the following:
- the COL10A1 gene encoding collagen alpha-1(X) chain, giving the protein MHLQISLLLLLCLNIVHGGDGYFSERYQKQSSIKGPHFLPYNVKSQGVQVRGEQGPPGPPGPAGPRGQPGPAGKPGFGSPGPQGPPGPPGPPGFSAIGKPGVPGLPGKPGARGLTGEKGEPGPAGLPGARGPQGPPGTPGPAGLTVPGKPGPQGPPGAMGPRGPPGEKGEPGIPGINGQKGENGFGIPGRPGGRGLPGPQGPRGPPGPAGIGKPGENGLPGQPGLKGDRGFPGAPGAVGLPGPQGLPGEPGEVGIGKPGPMGPPGAAGIPGAKGHPGPAGLPGSPGLPGFGKPGLPGMKGHRGPEGPPGLPGPKGDQGPAGVPGEPGPVGPPGNMGPHGLKGLPGENGLPGPKGDMGPAGHPGFPGAKGERGLPGLEGKPGYPGEQGLAGPKGHPGLPGPKGDSGPAGLPGLPGPMGPQGAKGVPGTNGEPGPRGPSGIPGIRGPIGPPGLPGAPGVKGEPGAPGLPGPAGISTKGLNGPMGPPGPPGPKGSKGEPGLPGPPGPPGPPGQAVIPQMPEGYVKAGESRELSGISFIKGGVNQALTGMPVSAFSVILSKAYPAATVPIKFDKILYNRQQHYDPRTGIFTCRTPGLYYFSYHVHAKGTNVWVALYKNGSPLMYTYDEYKKGYLDQASGSAVIDLMENDQVWLQLPNSESNGLYSSDYVHSSFSGFLFAHI